CGGTAATAATCAGGAACACTCGTGCTTTTCATGAGTATACCGTCAGTTTTCTTGCCTATATCATCTGGGATCCCGTCCACATGTATAACGCCGTGGTCAATGAATGGAAAGATGTCGATCACCAGATAACGTTTGACGTGAGGCAACCGAAGACACGGGCCTACTCGATGAAGCGATTACGCAATTTTATCGAGAACAATCCCCATGTCGATGTTATTCGGTATACAACGTTTTTTCACCAGTTTACCTTGATTTTTGATGACCTCCGCCGGGAAAAATATGTTGACTGGTATGGCTATTCTGCCTCGGTAAGCCCCTATATCCTCGAGAAATTTGAGCAGGAAGCCGGGTACCCCTTTCGGCCAGAGTTCATCATAGATCAGGGGTATTATAACAACCAGTATCGGGTGCCGAGCAGGGAGTTTCTTGATTTTGTCGATTTTCAGCGCCGTGAGGTGGCAGAGCTGGCAAAAGAGATGGTGGATATAACCCGCGAATATGGGAAAGAAGCCATGATGTTTCTCGGGGATCACTGGATTGGCACGGAACCATTTATGGACGAGTTTCAGAAGATCGGTCTTGATGCGGTTGTGGGAAGTGTAGGAAATGGTTCTACCCTGCGGCTGATCAGCGATATCAAGGGTGTAAAATATACCGAGGGCCGGTTTTTGCCCTATTTTTTCCCGGACACATTTTATGATGGTGGAGATCCCGTTAGCGAGGCAAAAAATAACTGGGTTACAGCCCGCAGGGCTATACTCCGCAATCCCGTTGACAGGATAGGCTACGGGGGATATCTCAAGCTGGCGTGCCAGTTCCCCGATTTCGTGGATTATGTTGAAAATGTTTGTAACGAATTTCGCCTGCTTTACCGCAATATCGATGGAGCGCAGCCATATTGTGCCAAAAAAGTTGCGATCCTGAACTGCTGGGGTCACATGCGCGCCTGGGGATGCCACATGGTTCATCACGCGCTTTACCAGAAACCGAATTACAGTTATGCCGGTGTTATTGAGAGTCTCAGCGGAGCCCCCTTCGACGTTGTCTTTCTCAGTTTTGATGATATCAGGAAGAACGAGAGGATTCTGGACGATGTTGATGTCATCATCAATTGTGGGGACGCAGATACGGCTCACACAGGTGGAGTGGAATGGGAAGATCCTCTGGTGACTTCACGAATAAAGCGATTCGTCTATGAGGGCGGAGGTTTTATTGGTATAGGGGAACCAGGAGGTCACCAGTATCAGGGCAGGTTTCTGCAGGTTTCTGCAATTCTGGGTGTGGAAAAGGAAACGGGCTTCACCCTGGGATACGACAAGTACAACTGGGATCAGGACAAGGCGCATTTTATCATGGCCGATTCTTCTGATCTCTCGAGCTTTGGTGAAGGAAAGAAGGGCATGTATGCTCTCCCTGAGGCGACCGTGCTGGTTCAGGAGGATCGGGATGTCCAGCTGGCAGTGAACAGCTATGGCCAGGGGAGAGGCGTTTATGTCAGTGGTCTTCCCTATAGTTTTGAAAATACCCGCCTTCTGCACCGCTCGATTCTGTGGAGTTCCGGGGGCGAGGATGATTTGCTGGCCTGGTTCAGCTCGAACTACAACGTGGAGGTCCATGCTTTTCCGGAAAAAGGGAAGTATTGTGTGGTTAACAATACCTATGAACCGCAGAAGACAAGGGTTTACCGGGGGGATGGAACCTCGTTTGAACTGAATCTGGATGCCAACGCAATTTTGTGGTACGAAATCGATTGATGGGGTGATCCCGGGGAGGGCTGGTTGTGCCGGGTTTACCCCCGGCGCAGTCACTCCGGTGTACACGTCGAAAACGGCAACCGTGTGAACAACTCCCATTTCCCGACATCCTCTGGGAACTCAACAGACTCCGGGGCGGGAAAGAATTGTGCATTACAGAAGGCTCGCCGGCCATGTTGGGCCGCAGCAACGTTTTGAATGTCCATGGTCCATGACAACCAGCACCTTTACTATGGCGCAATCAATGAAAACACTAAACCGGCGGTGAGTCTCCTGTGCAATGATTGAGTGTTCCAAGGGCAATCAGGAGATCGCCCTCCTGGCAACGCTGATTTCTCCGGGTATGTGCACACGGGTGCACACCCGGGATTGGACAAAACGCAAAAGGGCCTGTACTCTTGGGGGTCACCATTGAATTACCTCTTGGGCGTTTTTGTTTCAACTCATTACACAACATAGAGGCATTTTTTCCTGCCTGTGAAAATCGTTCAGTTTGGGATAAAATATTTTCATACGAAAATCACGAAATGGGTGTTCCTGCACTGTTTTTAATATTATAGTTATTTGGGAGTTTTGCGTGAATTTTAACAGGTCGTTGCGAAAGGCTGCATCGATGGTGCTGGTTTTGGTGGTGCCTCTGACCGTCGAGGCGCAGCTACGGGGCATGCTGCCAGAGGAAAACATGCATCATGTTTATGACGGCATGGTAATCGGTATCCCGGAGTACGGGATGGAGGCGCCGGGGTTGGTCGAGGTGTCGGATGAATTCTTTGAAAGGTATCTGGCCGATAACGGAAAAACGGGTTCCAGTTATGTCGATGACGGCGCGGCGACCGTCAAGTATCACTACTGGGGGCAGATTGATCACTGGCAATTCGGTCACATCATTGTTCAGGAGCACGTCAGAATTAACGCACCAAGTTCCTCGCTATATCTGCTGACTGTTGGTAGAGGCGGGCAGCTGATCAGTACCCGAAAACTGGCTTATCGTGAGCATATGATGGGACGGGCTATGACCCAGACAGCCACAATAAATGATCACCACATTGAGCTTTATAGCCGGCGGGAAGAGGGGCCTGAGCCGCCGTACGATGTTAAGGAAGAGCATGAACTTCTGCAGGTTGATTTTCAGGGACGGGTGAACGAGACCGAACCCGAGCTGTCGGCCTCGCCCGAGCGACTGGAGTTAAGTTCTGCTCTGGATCGTGATTTTATTGAGAGACATAATCTTTTTTCGGTCATACCGCGGATATCGATCATCGGCTGGTCAGAGGATGATAAGCTGGCCTGGATAGCCGGATTTTACGACCAGAATGTCGGGGCGGTTTTTTACAGCTGGTATCTGCAGGATCTGAAAAGCAACGAAATTATCTGGCATCATCGTGACGATGAAGATCAGGCGCTGGCTCATTCGGGCCGCTTGGCATCACTGGAGGCGGTCGGTTCGTTTGTTTTCGAAAAGTATTATGAGGACGCTATTGAACAGCACCGCGATGTGCTGCAAGAACACGGAATAGTCAGTCACACGGAACTGTCGGTACAGGACTTTCCCTACTATTTGTACGGTCGAATGGTTTTTAATGTGGCCGTTGACGTGCAGTACCATGAGCATCCCATGTTCGGAGTGGACGTTATCGAAGAAGTCGATATGTTTTTGGAGGAGGGGGCTCCCGAAGTCAGCCGAAGGCAGAAATTTTTTAATGAGCAGTTCGAGATGGCGGCCTATCTGGCCGCCGAGCCGTTGGCTTATGTTAAGTCCCCCCATGATTCACGAACTTTGGCGGTGGTTACCGCCTGGGTGCGCCGCGCCTGGGAAGGACCGCCCAACGACCTGATTCTGAAAATACATGGAGCGCATATTCAGTAGGGGCGGGCATTGGTCCGCCGTGCTGGCATGGAAAAGAAATCCATTATGGTCGCTCTTGTATCGATCGTGGCACTGGTCGCCGCTGGAGGCAACGAAAGCGGACCATACCGAGGGCACCCTGTAGGAGGCCTCGCGGTACATAGGCAATTGGCCGAGTCGGAAGCCGCAGAAATAAAAGGTTCATCGTCGAATTCCGGGGAATGCGTGACGGATGCGAAGGAAGAAATATTCGTCGTCCCGGAAGCCATAGGCGACCCGTTTGATCACCTTG
Above is a window of Alkalispirochaeta americana DNA encoding:
- the gnpA gene encoding 1,3-beta-galactosyl-N-acetylhexosamine phosphorylase; translation: MKSDTTMGGRVTIPTDVDVVPETLELIRRWGADAVRDCDGTDYPAGLRDLDAKVYSTYYTTRKDNEWALANPDEVQQCYIMTGFRTSPGGELRVELMQGIAQELLRVNSQDDITRWWEVVDRTSGLPLPASDWSYEEETETVIIRNTRAFHEYTVSFLAYIIWDPVHMYNAVVNEWKDVDHQITFDVRQPKTRAYSMKRLRNFIENNPHVDVIRYTTFFHQFTLIFDDLRREKYVDWYGYSASVSPYILEKFEQEAGYPFRPEFIIDQGYYNNQYRVPSREFLDFVDFQRREVAELAKEMVDITREYGKEAMMFLGDHWIGTEPFMDEFQKIGLDAVVGSVGNGSTLRLISDIKGVKYTEGRFLPYFFPDTFYDGGDPVSEAKNNWVTARRAILRNPVDRIGYGGYLKLACQFPDFVDYVENVCNEFRLLYRNIDGAQPYCAKKVAILNCWGHMRAWGCHMVHHALYQKPNYSYAGVIESLSGAPFDVVFLSFDDIRKNERILDDVDVIINCGDADTAHTGGVEWEDPLVTSRIKRFVYEGGGFIGIGEPGGHQYQGRFLQVSAILGVEKETGFTLGYDKYNWDQDKAHFIMADSSDLSSFGEGKKGMYALPEATVLVQEDRDVQLAVNSYGQGRGVYVSGLPYSFENTRLLHRSILWSSGGEDDLLAWFSSNYNVEVHAFPEKGKYCVVNNTYEPQKTRVYRGDGTSFELNLDANAILWYEID